The Prinia subflava isolate CZ2003 ecotype Zambia chromosome 13, Cam_Psub_1.2, whole genome shotgun sequence genome contains a region encoding:
- the LOC134557531 gene encoding C-signal-like isoform X2, giving the protein MEGLSVGSVLLTGCDGGLGLGLLKGLLEQPSPPRHIFAACLDPQGKAVNEVALGFPNVMILPLDVTDPNSIKAAVRRVREEVGNSGINLLVNNTSTTRHSTLATETAENMSLVYTTNTIGPLQTSQAFLPLLKEAAEAKGQREMSCSRAAIINISSILGSIEVAEAWEERQDICYRCSKAALNMLTKCLALEYGSSGILCVSVDPGHVTPPLEQGMGPVTLEESVRGVLQLLAQLSATSNGTFWDWRGQRLPW; this is encoded by the exons ATGGAGGGGCTCAGCGTGGGCAGTGTCCTGCTGACCGGCTGCGATGGGGGGCtgggcctggggctgctgaaggggttgctggagcagcccagcccgCCTCGGCACATCTTCGCTGCTTGCCTGGACCCCCAGGGCAAG GCTGTCAATGAGGTGGCTTTGGGCTTTCCCAACGTCATGATCCTGCCTTTAG ATGTGACAGATCCCAACAGCATCAAGGCAGCAGTCAGGAGGGtgagggaggaggtgggaaATTCTGGCATCAATCTCCTGGTTAACAATACCAGCACCACGCGCCACAGCACCTTGGCCACCGAGACTGCAGAGAACATGAGCCTCGTCTACACCACCAACACCATCGGGCCCCTGCAGACCAGCCAG GccttcctgcccctgctgaAGGAGGCGGCTGAGGCCAAAGGGCAGCGTGAgatgagctgcagcagagctgccatcaTCAACATCTCCAGCATCCTGGGCTCCATCGAGGTTGCAGAGgcctgggaggagaggcaggacaTCTGCTACCGCTGCAGCAAG gctgctctgaacATGCTCACCAAGTGCCTGGCCCTGGAGTACGGGAGCAGCGGGAtcctctgtgtgtctgtggatCCCGGACATGTGACACCTCCCTTGGAGCAGGGGATG GGCCCGGTGACATTGGAGGAGAGCGTGCGGGGcgtcctgcagctgctggcccagCTCTCAGCCACAAGCAATGGCACCTTCTGGGACTGGAGAGGCCAGAGGCTGCCCTGGTGA
- the IL34 gene encoding interleukin-34, which yields MATINMQQGYAAVLCVLAMLGLEAAAPGECELTRLLQDKLQYEMRLQYMKHYFPINYTVQVQYEEVLRPSNITRLRNGTVSEAALRYLWFHVSSQAVLRIREVLPEKHPSWKYTQELCQLFDALGEEYSKYRQTDVETVVADLVKLIHSAGAESRSKAVRPKALLDNCLKVMRMLYGVPCRWEST from the exons ATGGCCACCATCAACATGCAGCAGGGCTACGCTGCCGTCCTAT gtgtcctggccatgctggggctggaggcCGCGGCGCCGGGCGAATGCGAGCTCACCCGCCTGCTCCAGGACAAGTTGCAGTACGAGATGCGCCTGCAGTACATG AAACACTACTTTCCCATCAACTACACAGTCCAGGTCCAGTACGAAGAGGTGCTGAGGCCGTCCAACATCACCCGTCTG CGCAACGGGACAGTGTCGGAGGCAGCTCTGCGGTACCTCTGGTTCCATGTCAGCTCCCAGGCAGTGCTGCGGATCCGTGAGGTGCTGCCAGAGAAGCACCCATCCTGGAAATACACCCAGGAACTCTGCCAGCTCTTCGATGCCCTGGGCGAGGAGTATAGCAAGTACCGGCAG ACAGATGTGGAGACAGTGGTGGCCGACCTGGTGAAGCTGATCCACAGCGCGGGCGCTGAGAGCCGGAGCAAGGCCGTGCGCCCCAAGGCCCTGCTGGACAACTGCCTCAAGGTCATGCGGATGCTCTATGGGGTGCCCT GTCGGTGGGAGTCCACCTAA
- the LOC134557531 gene encoding retinol dehydrogenase 5-like isoform X1 translates to MEGLSVGSVLLTGCDGGLGLGLLKGLLEQPSPPRHIFAACLDPQGKAVNEVALGFPNVMILPLDVTDPNSIKAAVRRVREEVGNSGINLLVNNTSTTRHSTLATETAENMSLVYTTNTIGPLQTSQAFLPLLKEAAEAKGQREMSCSRAAIINISSILGSIEVAEAWEERQDICYRCSKAALNMLTKCLALEYGSSGILCVSVDPGHVTPPLEQGMVSDGKCMAILAQQGPTGIHSWGHPFPGASLPKATPSYEHPFSGSSFHKEIPSQKHSLPQTPLPMGTTS, encoded by the exons ATGGAGGGGCTCAGCGTGGGCAGTGTCCTGCTGACCGGCTGCGATGGGGGGCtgggcctggggctgctgaaggggttgctggagcagcccagcccgCCTCGGCACATCTTCGCTGCTTGCCTGGACCCCCAGGGCAAG GCTGTCAATGAGGTGGCTTTGGGCTTTCCCAACGTCATGATCCTGCCTTTAG ATGTGACAGATCCCAACAGCATCAAGGCAGCAGTCAGGAGGGtgagggaggaggtgggaaATTCTGGCATCAATCTCCTGGTTAACAATACCAGCACCACGCGCCACAGCACCTTGGCCACCGAGACTGCAGAGAACATGAGCCTCGTCTACACCACCAACACCATCGGGCCCCTGCAGACCAGCCAG GccttcctgcccctgctgaAGGAGGCGGCTGAGGCCAAAGGGCAGCGTGAgatgagctgcagcagagctgccatcaTCAACATCTCCAGCATCCTGGGCTCCATCGAGGTTGCAGAGgcctgggaggagaggcaggacaTCTGCTACCGCTGCAGCAAG gctgctctgaacATGCTCACCAAGTGCCTGGCCCTGGAGTACGGGAGCAGCGGGAtcctctgtgtgtctgtggatCCCGGACATGTGACACCTCCCTTGGAGCAGGGGATGGTGAGTGATGGGAAGTGCATGGCCATCCTAGCTCAGCAAGGTCCCACGGGTATCCATTCTTGGGGCCATCCTTTCCCAGGAGCATCCCTTCCCAAGGCCACCCCTTCCTATGAACATCCCTTCTCAGGGTCATCCTTTCACAAAGAAATCCCTTCTCAGAAACATTCCCTCCCACAGACACCCCTTCCCATGGGAACCACTTCATAG